One genomic window of Quercus lobata isolate SW786 chromosome 9, ValleyOak3.0 Primary Assembly, whole genome shotgun sequence includes the following:
- the LOC115962188 gene encoding uncharacterized protein LOC115962188, with product MEKLSLDHLPPGVRFSPKDPEGIELYLKKKIIGNDKDTWFIPEIKFYEDEPWDLPIKSGIATEDQEWFFFTEQSLKHQNDNPKKRKRGQKQELVNRQTKAGFWKSTGPDREIKSGGIVVGMKKTLVFHIGSNKREEKAIRTNWVMHEYRTTQKDFDGKLPGQKAFVLCRLFNNEEKSNKGGPAKSKPALSDVTELVQCNNDNDYDKAYVAENQAAKVDLSEEDIELLMGAFYVPPEDSPSSLPLTTPDVSTPITVKTSHKETQSEPTLAPASQELPEQAEYHPINCMTRFDNAAPLACNDDYNAYAAENQVAEVNTTEVDLDLDMDKAFEMFYIPPTGPLDCNLFSPSTLTPVTAVSYPTTAEASLEAQSMLAPVSVSPELGSEADNYRTSFRCLPEEKYDGITTKTIVPIEYNDYNTYVAKNQVAEVTSDVVEAGSNMFPDTPHMQAELGSSCISYPFTNDLNNGYWRVHHQSGMNVPAPNFSESGDLTLINPDECFRKMSSSQNNLAFDDGTLKNMVSDKDNGSCSGSDANVLPFTLEDLELELLDEIFNPEVSSGLLKSGSYLGSLGGSAGSDHRI from the exons atGGAAAAGCTGAGTTTGGATCATTTGCCACCTGGGGTCAGATTTAGTCCGAAGGACCCGGAGGGCATCGAACTCTacctgaagaagaagatcaTAGGGAATGATAAAGACACTTGGTTTATTCCCGAAATTAAGTTCTATGAAGATGAGCCCTGGGACTTACCAA TTAAAAGTGGGATTGCTACGGAGGACCAAGAGTGGTTCTTCTTCACTGAACAGAGCCTGAAGCATCAGAACGATaatccaaaaaagagaaaaaggggtCAGAAACAGGAACTGGTGAACAGGCAAACCAAGGCTGGGTTCTGGAAATCAACTGGTCCAGATCGGGAAATCAAGTCTGGAGGGATTGTGGTTGGAATGAAGAAGACTCTGGTCTTCCATATAGGGAGTaataagagagaagagaaggcAATAAGGACTAATTGGGTAATGCATGAGTACAGAACAACCCAGAAGGACTTTGATGGAAAACTCCCCGGTCAG AAGGCTTTTGTACTTTGTCGCTTATTCAATAATGAAGAAAAGAGTAACAAAGGTGGACCTGCAAAATCTAAGCCAGCACTGTCTGATGTTACAGAACTTGTTCAGTGTAACAATGACAACGACTATGATAAAGCATATGTTGCAGAAAATCAAGCAGCAAAA GTTGATTTAAGTGAGGAGGACATAGAACTTCTCATGGGTGCATTCTATGTCCCTCCAGAGGACTCTCCATCCAGTTTACCCCTCACCACTCCTGATGTTTCAACTCCGATCACTGTCAAAACTTCTCATAAAGAAACCCAATCTGAACCAACATTGGCTCCAGCATCTCAAGAATTGCCGGAGCAAGCTGAATACCATCCAATTAATTGCATGACAAGATTTGACAATGCAGCACCCCTTGCATGTAATGATGATTATAATGCATATGCTGCAGAAAATCAAGTGGCAGAAGTAAATACTACAGAA GTTGACCTCGATCTGGATATGGACAAAGCCTTCGAAATGTTCTATATCCCTCCAACAGGGCCATTAGATTGCAACCTTTTCTCCCCATCAACTTTAACCCCCGTTACTGCTGTTTCATATCCTACCACAGCTGAAGCTTCTCTTGAAGCGCAGTCTATGCTAGCCCCAGTTTCAGTGTCTCCAGAATTAGGCAGTGAAGCTGACAATTATCGCACAAGTTTTCGATGTCTTCCTGAAGAAAAATATGATGGAATAACAACTAAGACTATAGTGCCCATTGAGTACAATGATTATAACACTTATGTTGCAAAAAATCAAGTGGCAGAAGTGACATCTGATGTG GTGGAGGCAGGCTCAAATATGTTCCCTGACACACCACACATGCAAGCAGAGTTAGGTTCTTCTTGCATCTCTTACCCTTTTACCAATGACTTAAACAATGGTTATTGGAGGGTGCATCACCAATCTGGCATGAATGTGCCAGCTCCCAATTTCTCCGAGTCTGGGGATTTAACTCTTATTAATCCAGATGAGTGCTTTCGTAAAATGTCTAGCAGTCAAAATAATCTTGCTTTTGATGATGGGACCCTGAAAAACATGGTCTCTGATAAGGACAATGGGTCATGCAGTGGGTCAGATGCCAATGTGCTG CCGTTCACGCTTGAGGATCTAGAATTGGAGTTGCTTGATGAGATCTTCAATCCAGAGGTTTCATCAGGGTTGTTAAAATCAGGATCATACTTAGGATCTCTAGGAGGGTCTGCGGGATCAGATCATAGGATCTGA